The Pecten maximus chromosome 11, xPecMax1.1, whole genome shotgun sequence genome has a segment encoding these proteins:
- the LOC117338244 gene encoding U6 snRNA phosphodiesterase-like — protein MLSGLVSYSDSDDDKSEESNDCHISNNSDERGVKRSHSQEVNLETKKVKQSAGILPIPDTIKSLFADKSQPYQDDPEKHGGRIRSFAHEEGSWATHVHIPYAYDSRFENLVQELLLCLRPLDFKPIDNFHISLSRTVSLRHHWIKSLTDSLQAKARMLHKCYCEMVGVKLYTNDEKNRTFVAVEVQSHPDVLRDYILAVDSCLEEFGLQKYYKDPSFHLSVGWCVGDVLPDVLEEQRRQLQAVLDRHLHTDSDLKLIPVDQIQCKAGNKSFTFTLDT, from the exons ATGCTGTCTGGTTTGGTATCGTACTCTGATAGTGATGACGATAAATCTGAGGAATCTAACGATTGTCATATATCCAACAACAGCGATGAACGCGGCGTGAAAAGGAGTCACTCTCAAGAAGTCAATTTAGAGACAAAGAAGGTAAAACAAAG TGCAGGTATTTTGCCCATCCCTGACACAATCAAATCTTTGTTTGCTGACAAGTCACAACCTTATCAAGATGATCCTGAGAAACATGGTGGCCGGATACGGTCATTCGCACATGAAGAAGGAAGTTGGGCGACACATGTACACATTCCAT ATGCTTATGACTCACGATTTGAGAACTTAGTCCAGGAGTTGTTATTATGCCTGAGACCCCTGGACTTCAAGCCAATAGACAATTTCCACATCAGTTTGTCTCGGACTGTGAGTTTACGTCACCACTGGATCAAGTCACTCACCGACTCACTCCAGGCCAAGGCTCGCATGCTACATAA GTGTTACTGTGAGATGGTGGGTGTAAAGTTATACACAAATGATGAGAAGAACAG GACATTTGTTGCGGTAGAAGTCCAGTCTCATCCTGATGTGCTGAGGGACTATATCTTAGCTGTTGATTCATGCCTTGAGGAGTTCGGGCTTCAGAAATACTACAAG GACCCATCGTTCCACCTGAGTGTAGGATGGTGTGTCGGTGATGTACTCCCTGATGTCCTAGAGGAACAGAGACGCCAGCTACAG GCAGTCCTGGACAGACATCTACATACTGATTCGGACCTTAAACTCATCCCTGTGGACCAGATACAGTGCAAGGCAGGCAACAAGTCTTTTACCTTTACACTGGACACATGA